From a region of the Prevotella melaninogenica genome:
- a CDS encoding SusF/SusE family outer membrane protein gives MKKLMKYGMYLMLALLAPASFLSCNDDKDIVVITEELPLKVEHLYMVGDATPAGWSIDNPFEMTRDTENKYLFTYHGKLKTGEIKLPLSKGDWGATFVYAPAADTEINDKGVASDAIDIRKGGADNKWKVTKTGIYTFAVDLRTRKLTVTYEGEEPAGPILPIESEWLSFIGNATPYGWDIDGLKAKVQDGSAKFAKTSSNPLQFTYEGYLNEGEFKLSFDKSDGWNNMIQAPVADCEFNHDGPAKQGMVVGGDDNKWKVTEAGTYTIVFDLTKHEIKVTKFVADAPAPAAPSPWDTENVYMIGSATPAGWVTDNGVAFTKSGDHIFSIEVQLAEGEMKFMLDKSGFSSDKPYFFAPEENTVINETGVAKDALAYGTESSYGDKKWKVTKAGKYKLTLDLKNKKLKAEYISA, from the coding sequence ATGAAAAAGTTAATGAAATATGGAATGTATCTGATGTTGGCGCTTCTTGCGCCAGCCTCATTCCTATCATGCAACGATGATAAGGATATTGTGGTCATAACAGAAGAACTTCCATTGAAGGTTGAACATCTCTATATGGTGGGCGATGCTACCCCTGCTGGGTGGAGTATTGACAATCCATTTGAGATGACACGTGATACAGAGAATAAATATCTCTTTACTTATCATGGTAAACTAAAGACTGGAGAGATTAAGTTGCCACTCTCAAAGGGTGACTGGGGTGCTACATTCGTTTATGCACCTGCTGCTGATACTGAAATCAATGATAAGGGTGTTGCCAGCGATGCGATTGATATTCGCAAAGGTGGTGCTGATAATAAGTGGAAGGTAACAAAGACCGGTATCTATACTTTCGCTGTCGACCTCCGCACACGTAAGCTTACTGTTACTTATGAGGGTGAAGAACCAGCAGGGCCAATCCTTCCTATCGAGTCTGAATGGTTGTCATTTATCGGTAATGCAACGCCATACGGTTGGGATATTGATGGCTTGAAAGCAAAGGTACAGGACGGTTCTGCTAAGTTTGCTAAGACCTCTTCTAATCCTTTACAGTTCACTTATGAGGGTTATCTCAACGAAGGTGAGTTCAAGTTGTCATTTGATAAATCAGATGGATGGAACAACATGATTCAAGCACCTGTAGCTGATTGTGAGTTCAACCATGATGGTCCTGCAAAGCAGGGTATGGTTGTTGGTGGCGATGACAATAAGTGGAAGGTAACAGAAGCTGGTACTTATACTATTGTATTCGACCTCACAAAGCATGAAATCAAGGTAACGAAGTTTGTCGCTGATGCACCTGCTCCAGCTGCACCATCACCTTGGGATACTGAGAATGTATATATGATTGGTAGCGCTACTCCTGCTGGTTGGGTAACTGATAATGGTGTTGCTTTCACTAAGTCAGGCGATCATATCTTCTCAATTGAAGTTCAGTTGGCTGAGGGCGAAATGAAGTTTATGCTCGATAAGTCTGGTTTCTCAAGCGATAAGCCTTATTTCTTTGCTCCAGAAGAGAACACAGTCATCAACGAAACAGGTGTAGCTAAGGATGCACTTGCCTATGGTACTGAAAGTTCTTATGGTGATAAGAAGTGGAAGGTTACTAAAGCTGGAAAGTATAAGCTGACACTTGACTTGAAGAACAAGAAGCTCAAGGCTGAATACATAAGCGCATAA
- a CDS encoding SusC/RagA family TonB-linked outer membrane protein codes for MKPLQTESSSWHKILAVLVGLICTLNVAAQQINVKGSVTDQHGDPIIGATIMEQGTKNGVVTDIDGNFALSVASPKSRLRVTYIGYKTQELPVNNQTDFKIKLQEDAANLDEVVVVGYGTMDKKELTSAVSHVSSKNFTQVASVDPSMMIQGKVAGVSITNTGAGDPNNQASIQVRGVSSRAAGLGPLIVIDGVPGGNLTNINPNDIESYDVLKDGAASAIYGTRGSNGVILVTTKKGARDGNLHTSYNGSIALDVIKKDLDMLSPDEYRANRLASGTGYDLGGSTDWMKEVSRVGVRTVHTLTLSGGNIKSNYRASVDYRDAKGIDKYSGRQEYGARISLNHTTNNGLITFGLNIAPRVAYRKNATWDVFRNALEANPTTPIWDPQNPALYYNFKGQPAEWNPIEQEKRRKDTGTTKLIDWDGTVKLNLFPLLLTNPGKQVLTTQLTFADHQYDNYNQWFSPSTNTRTINAGRDGEASQSYGKESLHSLEWINNYSNSFGNHNLKAMFGYSYQEALYSGFNAENKDFPNDALEDNNLGTGKFMKKKDELGMGSYKNGYKLIAFFGRVSYDWKGRYMLTASLRHEGSTKFGEHYKWGNFPAVSAGWRISDEAFMAGTKSWLTDLKLRADFGVTGNQDFGSYKSLDTMTGFGYYMYNGKSYQVWGPGKNPNPDLHWEKGKNWNVGLDWALFNGNLFGSFNYFNRTQQDLLGDYNVTVPPYLFTTTFVNVGTMRNTGFEFDVTWNAIKKKDFTYTLNVVGATMGNEFVKFSNSKFVGQDFYYMVDTQDPYPFHTLQRIEKGRRIGSFYMWKYAGITSDGKWIVYDKDGDKILADNATDNDRQFVGNGLPKFTGSMTHSFRYKNLDASLFFQTALGFDIFNIHDFYYGIKNFQGNVMDKAYSKNLAVTQNPIVSDYFLEPGDYLKLSSVSLGYTLDMKKKYLSSVRIYATATNLFTITKFSGVDPSTYQMNGLTPGATGSRTYYPSTRQFMLGLQVDF; via the coding sequence TGTGGTGACAGATATCGATGGAAACTTCGCACTGTCTGTTGCAAGTCCTAAATCGCGACTCCGTGTGACTTATATCGGTTATAAGACTCAGGAGTTACCTGTGAACAATCAGACCGATTTCAAAATCAAGTTGCAGGAAGACGCTGCTAATCTTGATGAGGTCGTCGTTGTTGGTTACGGTACGATGGACAAGAAGGAGTTGACCTCAGCTGTCTCTCACGTATCTTCTAAGAACTTCACACAGGTAGCAAGTGTAGACCCATCTATGATGATTCAAGGTAAGGTGGCTGGTGTTAGTATTACCAATACTGGTGCTGGTGACCCTAACAATCAGGCAAGTATCCAGGTGCGTGGTGTCTCATCTCGTGCTGCAGGACTTGGTCCATTGATTGTCATCGATGGTGTACCAGGTGGTAACCTTACTAATATTAACCCAAATGATATAGAAAGCTACGACGTCCTCAAGGATGGTGCAGCTTCTGCTATCTATGGTACACGTGGTTCTAATGGTGTCATCCTCGTGACAACTAAGAAGGGTGCACGCGACGGAAACCTCCACACCTCTTATAATGGATCTATCGCTTTAGATGTCATTAAGAAGGATCTTGATATGCTCTCACCTGATGAGTATCGTGCCAACCGATTGGCTTCTGGTACTGGTTATGACCTTGGTGGTTCAACAGACTGGATGAAGGAAGTGAGCCGTGTTGGTGTTCGCACTGTTCATACATTGACACTTAGTGGTGGTAATATCAAGTCAAATTACCGTGCATCGGTAGACTATCGTGATGCAAAGGGTATTGATAAGTACTCTGGTCGTCAGGAGTATGGTGCTCGTATCAGCTTGAACCATACAACCAACAACGGTTTGATAACCTTCGGTTTGAATATCGCTCCACGTGTTGCCTATCGTAAGAATGCTACTTGGGATGTGTTCCGCAATGCCTTGGAGGCTAACCCAACTACTCCTATCTGGGATCCACAGAACCCTGCGCTGTACTATAACTTTAAGGGACAGCCTGCTGAGTGGAACCCTATTGAGCAGGAGAAGAGACGTAAAGATACTGGTACAACAAAGTTGATTGACTGGGATGGTACCGTTAAGTTGAATCTCTTCCCATTGTTATTGACCAATCCTGGAAAGCAGGTGTTGACAACACAGTTGACATTCGCTGACCATCAGTATGATAACTATAACCAGTGGTTTAGCCCATCAACCAACACCCGTACGATTAATGCAGGTCGTGATGGTGAAGCTTCACAGAGTTATGGCAAGGAGTCTCTCCATAGTTTGGAGTGGATTAACAACTATAGCAACTCTTTTGGTAATCACAACTTAAAGGCTATGTTTGGTTACTCTTATCAAGAGGCTCTCTACTCAGGTTTTAATGCAGAGAACAAGGACTTCCCTAACGATGCTCTTGAGGACAACAACTTAGGAACAGGTAAGTTCATGAAGAAGAAGGACGAGCTTGGTATGGGTTCTTATAAGAATGGTTACAAGCTGATTGCATTCTTCGGACGTGTAAGCTATGACTGGAAGGGACGCTATATGTTGACAGCTTCTTTGCGTCATGAGGGTTCAACAAAGTTCGGTGAGCATTACAAGTGGGGTAACTTCCCAGCTGTGTCTGCAGGTTGGCGTATCTCTGACGAGGCTTTTATGGCAGGAACAAAGAGTTGGTTGACCGACTTGAAGCTCCGTGCTGACTTCGGTGTGACAGGTAATCAGGACTTCGGTTCATACAAGTCACTTGACACAATGACGGGCTTTGGTTATTATATGTATAATGGTAAGTCTTATCAAGTATGGGGTCCTGGTAAGAATCCAAACCCTGACTTGCACTGGGAGAAGGGTAAGAACTGGAACGTCGGACTTGATTGGGCGTTGTTCAATGGTAACCTCTTCGGTTCTTTCAACTACTTCAATCGTACACAGCAAGACCTCTTGGGTGATTATAACGTGACTGTTCCACCATATTTGTTTACGACTACTTTCGTGAACGTAGGTACTATGCGTAACACTGGTTTCGAGTTTGATGTAACTTGGAATGCTATTAAGAAGAAGGACTTCACCTATACGCTCAATGTTGTAGGAGCAACAATGGGTAATGAGTTCGTTAAGTTCAGCAACAGTAAGTTTGTTGGTCAGGACTTCTATTACATGGTTGATACACAGGATCCATACCCATTCCATACATTACAGCGTATCGAGAAGGGACGCCGTATCGGTAGCTTCTATATGTGGAAGTATGCTGGTATCACTTCTGATGGTAAGTGGATTGTATATGACAAGGATGGTGATAAGATCTTAGCAGACAATGCTACAGATAATGATCGTCAGTTTGTTGGCAATGGTCTTCCAAAGTTCACGGGTTCTATGACACATAGTTTCCGTTATAAGAACTTAGATGCTTCATTGTTCTTCCAGACAGCTTTGGGCTTTGATATCTTCAATATCCATGACTTCTATTATGGTATTAAGAACTTCCAAGGTAATGTAATGGATAAAGCATACAGTAAGAACCTTGCAGTAACACAGAACCCTATCGTCTCAGACTACTTCCTTGAGCCTGGTGACTACTTGAAGCTCTCTTCTGTAAGTCTTGGTTATACCTTAGATATGAAGAAGAAGTATCTTAGCTCTGTTCGTATCTATGCAACTGCAACCAACCTCTTTACGATTACAAAGTTCTCTGGTGTAGACCCTTCTACCTATCAGATGAATGGCTTGACACCGGGTGCTACGGGTTCACGTACATACTATCCATCAACACGCCAGTTCATGTTAGGATTGCAAGTTGACTTCTAA
- a CDS encoding alpha-galactosidase produces the protein MKKYFLASLAFAALLTSCNSNEWDVTSDLSVDKTDPTVGLTPVAEAEGMDYAPLYWSVYGHLRAQEKAGSFPNIFTEQDWDEAIDYVATNLKSHGYDMLVTDGFASMSGDDGYMTRYSRTAKDESSPEVPLTTIVAKLKAKGLKLGVYDSPFWYHYTNPNAVIPGTDGIKVSSLAYDPAKDKDIKHPGSKDQFGWVVTDHPGAEQYFEGFFKHYSDLGVKFVRMDFLSWYEDGMNYTDVIDKGYGRERYVKGMQWINKYAQKYGVYVSLVMPHLRNNALIERYAGNMVRIDADALEGSWYRFSDNNRGSLRGGWPNSENAFDGFINWSKISGRKKIRLDGDFIRIGSYADDNEKMSVISLPLMAGGPISITDMPTGDDLKFFQNDEMLALNKDGFVGQPLERNLWNTDGEIWYGQMKDGSWVIGLFNRDQAAATRSIDLTKVGITGTWSARDLWKHADEGTVSDKIEAVIPAHGCKIIKLTK, from the coding sequence ATGAAGAAATATTTTTTAGCAAGCTTGGCTTTCGCTGCTCTTCTGACAAGTTGTAACAGCAATGAATGGGATGTAACCAGCGATCTGAGCGTTGATAAGACTGACCCAACAGTAGGTCTTACACCTGTTGCAGAGGCTGAAGGTATGGACTATGCGCCACTTTACTGGAGTGTATATGGTCATCTTCGTGCACAGGAGAAGGCTGGCTCATTCCCAAATATCTTCACAGAGCAAGACTGGGATGAGGCTATTGACTACGTAGCAACCAATCTTAAGTCACATGGCTATGATATGCTTGTTACCGATGGTTTCGCTTCAATGAGTGGTGACGATGGCTACATGACACGTTATAGCCGCACTGCAAAAGATGAGAGTTCTCCAGAGGTTCCTTTGACAACAATTGTTGCTAAGTTGAAGGCGAAGGGTCTGAAACTTGGTGTTTACGATAGCCCATTCTGGTATCATTATACCAATCCTAATGCTGTTATCCCAGGAACTGATGGTATTAAGGTGAGCAGTCTGGCTTACGATCCAGCAAAAGATAAAGATATTAAGCATCCAGGTTCAAAGGATCAGTTTGGTTGGGTAGTAACAGATCACCCAGGTGCAGAGCAGTATTTTGAAGGATTCTTCAAGCACTATTCTGATTTAGGAGTAAAGTTTGTACGTATGGACTTCCTCTCTTGGTATGAAGATGGTATGAACTATACTGACGTTATCGATAAGGGTTATGGCCGTGAGCGTTATGTAAAGGGTATGCAGTGGATTAACAAGTATGCGCAGAAGTATGGCGTATATGTTTCACTTGTAATGCCTCACTTGCGTAATAATGCTCTCATCGAGAGATATGCAGGTAATATGGTACGTATTGATGCCGATGCTCTTGAGGGTTCTTGGTATCGTTTCTCTGATAACAACCGTGGTAGCCTTCGTGGTGGATGGCCAAACTCCGAGAATGCCTTTGATGGTTTCATCAATTGGTCAAAGATTTCTGGTCGTAAGAAGATTCGTCTTGATGGCGACTTTATTCGTATCGGAAGCTATGCTGATGATAACGAGAAGATGTCTGTTATCTCTCTTCCTTTGATGGCAGGTGGACCTATCTCTATCACTGATATGCCAACTGGTGACGACTTGAAGTTCTTCCAGAACGATGAGATGCTTGCTTTGAATAAGGATGGTTTCGTAGGTCAGCCATTGGAGCGTAACCTCTGGAACACTGATGGTGAGATTTGGTACGGTCAGATGAAGGATGGCTCTTGGGTTATCGGTCTCTTCAACCGTGATCAGGCAGCTGCAACTCGTTCTATCGACTTAACAAAGGTTGGTATTACTGGTACTTGGTCTGCACGTGACCTTTGGAAGCATGCTGATGAAGGTACTGTAAGCGATAAGATTGAGGCAGTCATTCCTGCACATGGCTGTAAGATTATTAAGCTGACAAAATAA
- a CDS encoding RagB/SusD family nutrient uptake outer membrane protein has protein sequence MNKLYKYAALLAVPAALMTASSCTDLSETLYDQVASSNYYNTKDDVIRAVLRPFEHGFWSIQSRHVLNEETADQLITPTREDWWDDGGRWARMHRHKWINTNGEAQSEFNGCYQGIGQANKVIEDLNTLSASKFGFSEAEFANLRAQNHVLRAWYYLRLLDAFRNVYYSVGFKDLSQNSKGQVPPRQIFDFIEKELKDALPDLVKKASLGGNGNIEGQWTQAGAAALLVRLYMNAQVYVGEDRYADAEKYAQDILDGKYGTYAVADRWDAPFDWDNDKCDEVIFAFPSSQGETHWHYKGDMYWWSTPSKANDWLKDKKCKEGTHNLKYSASPSYNPKGEKYNFELGMPIAQFKKYPSDVRLKMYKNLNNGRREGMFIFGKIQYIDDDGHPQYLKDHNGRYALDIRDAVGKFGATDGSKWLNKTDSRLEDGDDNSGWMFAKYPLYPDTEEDLQLEADYCEVRLPEIIYSLAECKLRKGDATTAGKLLNMVRKRNYPSSDWSTVLYAPEGTATLDMKEMLAEWGREFFAEGRRRIDLIRFGKFEDAWWDKEADADKHIEIFPFHPDIMGAHKDMKQNPGYE, from the coding sequence ATGAATAAGTTATATAAATACGCAGCATTGTTAGCAGTGCCTGCGGCTCTTATGACAGCCTCAAGTTGTACTGATCTTAGTGAGACACTGTACGACCAAGTGGCATCAAGCAACTATTATAATACGAAGGATGACGTTATCCGTGCAGTACTTCGTCCATTCGAACATGGCTTCTGGAGTATCCAGAGTCGCCATGTATTGAATGAAGAAACAGCCGACCAATTGATTACTCCTACCCGTGAAGACTGGTGGGATGATGGTGGTCGTTGGGCTCGTATGCACCGCCATAAGTGGATTAACACGAATGGTGAGGCTCAGTCTGAGTTCAATGGTTGCTATCAAGGTATCGGACAGGCTAATAAGGTTATTGAAGACCTTAACACACTCTCTGCGTCAAAGTTTGGTTTTTCAGAAGCAGAGTTCGCTAACCTTCGCGCACAGAACCACGTTCTCCGTGCATGGTATTATCTTCGTCTGTTAGATGCGTTCCGTAATGTCTACTACTCTGTTGGCTTCAAAGACCTATCACAGAACTCTAAAGGCCAGGTTCCACCACGTCAGATCTTCGACTTTATAGAGAAAGAATTGAAGGATGCTTTACCTGATTTGGTTAAGAAGGCTTCCCTCGGTGGTAATGGTAACATTGAAGGGCAGTGGACACAAGCTGGTGCAGCTGCATTGTTGGTTCGCTTGTATATGAATGCACAGGTTTATGTTGGTGAAGACCGCTATGCTGATGCAGAGAAGTATGCACAGGACATTCTTGATGGTAAGTATGGTACATACGCCGTAGCTGACCGTTGGGACGCTCCTTTCGATTGGGATAATGACAAGTGTGATGAGGTTATCTTCGCATTCCCAAGCTCTCAGGGCGAGACACACTGGCACTACAAGGGTGATATGTATTGGTGGTCTACCCCATCTAAGGCTAATGACTGGCTGAAGGATAAGAAGTGCAAGGAGGGAACACACAACCTCAAGTACTCAGCTTCACCATCTTATAACCCTAAGGGAGAGAAGTATAACTTCGAGTTAGGTATGCCTATCGCTCAATTTAAGAAATATCCATCAGACGTTCGACTAAAGATGTACAAGAACTTAAACAATGGTCGACGTGAGGGTATGTTCATCTTCGGTAAGATTCAATATATTGATGATGACGGACATCCACAGTATTTGAAGGACCACAACGGTAGATATGCTCTTGATATACGTGATGCTGTTGGTAAGTTCGGTGCTACTGATGGTAGCAAGTGGCTCAATAAGACTGATAGTAGACTTGAGGATGGTGACGATAACTCTGGTTGGATGTTTGCTAAGTATCCTCTCTATCCAGATACAGAAGAGGACCTTCAGCTTGAAGCAGACTACTGTGAGGTACGTCTTCCAGAGATTATCTATAGCCTTGCAGAGTGTAAGCTGCGCAAGGGAGATGCTACTACAGCAGGTAAACTCTTGAACATGGTACGTAAACGTAACTATCCTTCTTCTGATTGGAGCACTGTTCTCTATGCCCCTGAAGGTACAGCAACTCTCGATATGAAGGAGATGTTGGCAGAGTGGGGACGTGAGTTCTTCGCAGAGGGACGTCGCCGTATCGACTTGATTCGCTTTGGTAAGTTCGAAGATGCATGGTGGGATAAGGAGGCAGATGCCGATAAGCACATCGAAATCTTCCCATTCCACCCAGACATCATGGGTGCTCATAAGGACATGAAGCAGAACCCAGGTTACGAATGA